In Penaeus vannamei isolate JL-2024 chromosome 4, ASM4276789v1, whole genome shotgun sequence, a single window of DNA contains:
- the pyd gene encoding tight junction protein ZO-1 isoform X13, translating to MHLEARKSTRRSRSRSSQRSARSHRSARKRKGGERVVWEFHNVTLTRVPGYGFGIAVSGGRDNPHFTNGDPSIAISDVLKAGPAEGKLQINDRLISANSISLENVDYARAVQVLRDSGAAVQLVVKRRIVLPAAPEAQTLKVTLTKNKKKDDFGIVLGCRIYVKEISNKASVEKDGNLKEGDVLLRINSTSTENMTLKEARKVLESTKERLQLLVRRDPPPPMMAPPDHTVKDIRNPEYSDTRPNYPTQNLYVQPPTRSEPQRSIYGPDTPDAKNNLMRSGYNPGGMSSGEAPFGLDDQGSPQDDAPPPRPPLPRPEDYFPRHAPKEGQNSPSKGPSLPVPDPRFVSFKKEGSVGIRLTGGNEVGIFVTAVQPGSQAQLQGLIPGDKILKVNDMDMAGVTREEAVLYLMSLQDQIDLIVQTRRQDYELILNNQKGDLFYIKTHFHYEPNGKSELSFRSGDIFRVVDTLHNGVVGAWQVHRIGRNNQETQKGIIPNKARAEELATAQFNAAKKEQTQSESRSGFFKRRRNSRRSKSLGKDHWEDVVFADSVSKFPAYERVTLRHPGFVRPIVLFGPLADIARDKLLKENPEKYASPRIYMRLTMPIPCYGGYPYPSLRGKELKELDSSGEKPSGIIRLSAIREIMDRGKHAVLDITPNAVDRLNYAQFYPVVIFLRAESKQIVKELRSGYPKGRMSSKKLFDQSVKLEKLWSHVFTATISLTQPEAWFRKIREIIDKQQSGPLWMSETKPTEALSDDFLFPMTSRLSYASSPESDLETGPESRTPSKSPHRLPPSHHPYSDSREPRGRMVKSSSDPSLAAPEEAPPNPYGGPPPYVASPTRHHPGPSDAYDDRRKSHGGDSKYGFASGGYHGSDPYSSRPPVNANSTGGGGGGIGSMPGSPYSSVPPPGYSGRPPQQSLPPPTHSPHQRRSPSAHPSRGPPQMGYSPLGPGGQMAPPPPYLNGHSGEGGPEVPPKVDRTSKPGRVRSGQDFGSGKDLDYDANYMNTGRGNSLERQHKSPYDMMNPSLLPNAHDDLKSKLQHPRSPHEPYRYSRSSSQPPTYRTDDPYRSSDYKPLPPPKSSNYKPVPPPKPKNYKPQPPGSIEGGMGSWDMYADARKAYERGAYHTTSNGGLSDDYSGLDSGQGSSLDRKYDTFGRSSHKVASSGSRSGYYLNVPPPRDMALAGGGQGGGPGGRDLPNHDHRGSAFELYKKPPDPRGPGGHAGVPVYSDPSNSRRSVAEEGKHKVIATARGVYDHKGGTLTSEETGVSIIIPPGAIAKGTKQEIYFKVCQDSSLVPPLDQNKGETLLSPLVMCGPHGLQFKRPVELRLPHAASVSPNTWSFALKSSDTPTGQPTQWTNMSLADAPHSSHVGANCVSVLVDHF from the exons AATCAACGACCGACTAATATCAGCTAACAGCATCAGCCTCGAAAATGTGGACTACGCCCGTGCAGTGCAGGTGCTTCGGGATTCGGGCGCCGCCGTGCAGCTGGTGGTCAAGAGAAGAATCGTGCTGCCCGCCGCGCCCGAAGCGCAGACGCTCAAAGTCACCCTCaccaaaaataagaagaaagatg atTTCGGCATAGTATTAGGCTGCCGCATCTATGTGAAGGAGATCTCGAACAAGGCAAGCGTTGAGAAGGATGGCAACCTCAAAGAAGGTGATGTGCTTCTACGCATCAACTCGACGTCGACGGAGAACATGACGCTGAAGGAAGCACGAAAGGTCCTAGAGAGTACGAAGGAGAGGCTGCAGCTCCTGGTCCGGAGAGACCCACCGCCTCCTATGATGGCACCTCCAGATCACACTGTCAAGG ATATCCGCAATCCTGAGTACAGTGACACACGTCCAAACTACCCAACCCAAAACCTGTACGTTCAGCCCCCAACCCGATCAGAACCTCAACGTAGCATTTATGGTCCAGACACCCCAGATGCGAAAAACAACCTCATGAGGTCTGG GTATAACCCTGGGGGCATGTCATCGGGGGAAGCTCCATTTGGTTTAGATGACCAGGGCTCCCCCCAGGATGATGCTCCTCCCccacgtcctcccctcccccgtcctgaGGATTACTTCCCTCGTCATGCACCTAAGGAAGGCCAAAACTCACCATCCAAGGGCCCCAGCCTCCCGGT ACCAGACCCACGTTTTGTGAGCTTcaagaaggaggggagtgtgggtATACGATTAACAGGCGGCAACGAGGTAGGAATTTTCGTGACGGCAGTGCAGCCCGGATCGCAGGCTCAGCTCCAAGGACTTATACCAGGCGATAAAATACTTAAG GTTAACGACATGGACATGGCAGGCGTAACGAGAGAGGAAGCAGTTCTTTACCTCATGAGTCTTCAGGATCAGATTGACCTCATTGTACAGACACGTAGGCAAGACTATGAACTCATTCTCAACAATCAAAAGGGAGATCTCTTTTACATAAA GACACACTTCCATTATGAACCCAATGGAAAATCTGAACTGAGCTTCCGTTCTGGAGACATCTTTCGCGTTGTAGACACTTTGCACAATGGTGTTGTGGGGGCATGGCAG GTTCATAGAATTGGTAGGAACAACCAAGAGACACAGAAGGGTATAATACCCAACAAAGCACGTGCTGAGGAGTTGGCCACAGCACAGTTCAATGCTGCAAAGAAGGAGCAGACTCAGTCTGAGTCACGTAGCGGATTTTTCAAGAGACGGAGAAATTCTCGCAGATCAAAGTCCCTTGGGAAG GACCACTGGGAAGACGTGGTGTTCGCAGACTCCGTGTCCAAGTTCCCTGCGTATGAGAGGGTGACCCTTCGACATCCGGGCTTCGTGAGGCCAATTGTCCTCTTTGGCCCCCTAGCAGACATTGCACGGGATAAGTTGCTGAAAGAAAATCCAGAGAAATATGCGTCTCCAC GCATATACATGCGGCTCACAATGCCTATTCCGTGTTACGGGGGGTATCCATACCCCTCACTCCGGGGTAAGGAATTAAAAG AACTAGACAGCAGTGGAGAAAAGCCATCTGGCATCATCCGCCTAAGTGCCATCCGTGAGATCATGGACCGAGGCAAACATGCAGTACTGGATATCACTCCCAATGCAGTAGACCGTCTCAATTATGCTCAGTTCTATCCGGTTGTCATCTTCCTAAGAGCTGAGTCTAAGCAGATTGTTAAGGAGCTTCGTAGTGGATATCCAAA ggGAAGGATGAGCAGCAAGAAATTATTCGACCAGAGTGTTAAACTGGAGAAACTGTGGTCACACGTGTTTACAGCCACCATCAGCCTGACTCAACCTGAGGCTTGGTTCCGCAAGATCCGGGAAATCATAGACAAACAACAAAGTGGTCCCCTGTGGATGTCAGAGACTAAG CCGACTGAGGCTCTCTCTGATGACTTCCTCTTCCCTATGACCTCTCGTCTGTCCTATGCCTCCTCCCCGGAGTCGGACCTAGAGACCGGCCCTGAGTCCCGCACCCCATCCAAGtccccccaccgcctccccccctcccaccacccataCTCAGATTCGCGTGAGCCCAGAGGACGCATGGTCAAGAGTTCCTCCGACCCAAGCCTGGCAGCTCCAGAAGAGGCACCTCCCAACCCTTATGGAGGCCCACCACCCTATGTTGCCAGTCCCACTAGACAT CATCCTGGACCCAGTGATGCCTACGATGATCGCAGAAAATCCCACGGCGGTGACAGCAAGTATGGCTTCGCTAGTGGAGGGTACCATGGGTCAGACCCCTATTCATCCCGTCCCCCAGTGAACGCCAACAGcactggtggggggggagggggcataggcTCCATGCCAGGCTCACCTTATTCATCTGTGCCCCCTCCTGGGTACAGTGGTAGACCCCCCCAGCAGAGTTTGCCCCCTCCTACTCATTCCCCCCACCAGCGTCGCTCCCCTAGTGCCCATCCGAGCCGAGGGCCCCCGCAGATGGGGTACTCCCCCTTGGGGCCTGGGGGGCAGATGGCTCCACCACCCCCATACCTCAATGGTCACTCAGGTGAGGGAGGCCCCGAGGTGCCCCCAAAGGTAGACCGAACCAGTAAGCCCGGCAGGGTGAGGTCGGGCCAGGATTTTGGGAGTGGGAAGGATCTGGATTATGATGCCAACTACATGAACACGGGAAGAGGCAACAGTCTAGAGCGACAGCACAAG AGCCCCTACGACATGATGAACCCGTCCTTGCTTCCTAATGCCCATGATGACCTCAAGAGCAAGCTCCAACACCCACGATCCCCACATGAACCGTATAGATACTCCCGTTCCTCCTCACAGCCGCCCACCTACCGCACAGATGACCCTTACAG ATCGTCTGACTACAAGCCACTACCTCCACCAAAGAGCAGTAACTACAAACCTGTTCCTCCACCAAAGCCTAAGAACTACAAACCTCAACCACCTGGGAGTATAGAAGGAGGAATGGGCTCATGGGATATGTATGCTGATGCACGGAAGGCATATGAGAGAGGCGCCTATCACACAACCAGCAATGGAGGACTCAGTGATGATTACAGTGGTCTGGACAGTGGCCAAGGCAGCAGCTTAGATAGGAAGTATGACACGTTTGGAAGATCTTCACATAAG GTGGCATCATCAGGTAGCAGAAGTGGATACTACCTGAACGTGCCCCCACCTCGAGACATGGCCCTTGCTGGGGGTGGACAAGGTGGGGGACCTGGGGGTAGAGACCTGCCCAATCATGATCACAGAGGAAGTGCTTTTGAATTGTACAAGAAGCCTCCTGACCCCAGAGGTCCTGGTGGGCATGCTGGTGTACCTGTGTACTCAGACCCAAGCAACAG CAGGCGGTCGGTAGCAGAGGAAGGCAAACATAAGGTGATAGCCACAGCGCGGGGGGTGTATGATCACAAGGGGGGAACTCTCACCTCTGAGGAAACAGGGGTGTCCATAATCATTCCCCCAGGGGCCATTGCCAAGGGCACCAAACAGGAGATTTACTTCAAGGTGTGCCAGGACAGCTCGCTGGTCCCTCCGCTCGACCAAAACAAAG GTGAGACTCTACTCAGTCCTCTGGTGATGTGCGGCCCTCATGGTCTCCAGTTCAAGCGACCTGTTGAGCTGCGACTCCCTCACGCTGCCTCCGTGTCCCCTAACACCTGGAGTTTCGCTCTTAAGTCTTCTGATACGCCCACCGGCCAGCCAACGCAGTGGACCAACATGTCTCTGGCCGATGCTCCACATTCATCACATGTGGGCGCTAACTGCGTGTCTGTCTTAGTCGATCACTTCTGA
- the pyd gene encoding tight junction protein ZO-1 isoform X12 gives MEMNRMSGLHGSIASSGDYSGLTEMFTEPVEEEGGERVVWEFHNVTLTRVPGYGFGIAVSGGRDNPHFTNGDPSIAISDVLKAGPAEGKLQINDRLISANSISLENVDYARAVQVLRDSGAAVQLVVKRRIVLPAAPEAQTLKVTLTKNKKKDDFGIVLGCRIYVKEISNKASVEKDGNLKEGDVLLRINSTSTENMTLKEARKVLESTKERLQLLVRRDPPPPMMAPPDHTVKDIRNPEYSDTRPNYPTQNLYVQPPTRSEPQRSIYGPDTPDAKNNLMRSGYNPGGMSSGEAPFGLDDQGSPQDDAPPPRPPLPRPEDYFPRHAPKEGQNSPSKGPSLPVPDPRFVSFKKEGSVGIRLTGGNEVGIFVTAVQPGSQAQLQGLIPGDKILKVNDMDMAGVTREEAVLYLMSLQDQIDLIVQTRRQDYELILNNQKGDLFYIKTHFHYEPNGKSELSFRSGDIFRVVDTLHNGVVGAWQVHRIGRNNQETQKGIIPNKARAEELATAQFNAAKKEQTQSESRSGFFKRRRNSRRSKSLGKDHWEDVVFADSVSKFPAYERVTLRHPGFVRPIVLFGPLADIARDKLLKENPEKYASPRIYMRLTMPIPCYGGYPYPSLRGKELKELDSSGEKPSGIIRLSAIREIMDRGKHAVLDITPNAVDRLNYAQFYPVVIFLRAESKQIVKELRSGYPKGRMSSKKLFDQSVKLEKLWSHVFTATISLTQPEAWFRKIREIIDKQQSGPLWMSETKPTEALSDDFLFPMTSRLSYASSPESDLETGPESRTPSKSPHRLPPSHHPYSDSREPRGRMVKSSSDPSLAAPEEAPPNPYGGPPPYVASPTRHHPGPSDAYDDRRKSHGGDSKYGFASGGYHGSDPYSSRPPVNANSTGGGGGGIGSMPGSPYSSVPPPGYSGRPPQQSLPPPTHSPHQRRSPSAHPSRGPPQMGYSPLGPGGQMAPPPPYLNGHSGEGGPEVPPKVDRTSKPGRVRSGQDFGSGKDLDYDANYMNTGRGNSLERQHKSPYDMMNPSLLPNAHDDLKSKLQHPRSPHEPYRYSRSSSQPPTYRTDDPYRSSDYKPLPPPKSSNYKPVPPPKPKNYKPQPPGSIEGGMGSWDMYADARKAYERGAYHTTSNGGLSDDYSGLDSGQGSSLDRKYDTFGRSSHKVASSGSRSGYYLNVPPPRDMALAGGGQGGGPGGRDLPNHDHRGSAFELYKKPPDPRGPGGHAGVPVYSDPSNSRRSVAEEGKHKVIATARGVYDHKGGTLTSEETGVSIIIPPGAIAKGTKQEIYFKVCQDSSLVPPLDQNKGETLLSPLVMCGPHGLQFKRPVELRLPHAASVSPNTWSFALKSSDTPTGQPTQWTNMSLADAPHSSHVGANCVSVLVDHF, from the exons AATCAACGACCGACTAATATCAGCTAACAGCATCAGCCTCGAAAATGTGGACTACGCCCGTGCAGTGCAGGTGCTTCGGGATTCGGGCGCCGCCGTGCAGCTGGTGGTCAAGAGAAGAATCGTGCTGCCCGCCGCGCCCGAAGCGCAGACGCTCAAAGTCACCCTCaccaaaaataagaagaaagatg atTTCGGCATAGTATTAGGCTGCCGCATCTATGTGAAGGAGATCTCGAACAAGGCAAGCGTTGAGAAGGATGGCAACCTCAAAGAAGGTGATGTGCTTCTACGCATCAACTCGACGTCGACGGAGAACATGACGCTGAAGGAAGCACGAAAGGTCCTAGAGAGTACGAAGGAGAGGCTGCAGCTCCTGGTCCGGAGAGACCCACCGCCTCCTATGATGGCACCTCCAGATCACACTGTCAAGG ATATCCGCAATCCTGAGTACAGTGACACACGTCCAAACTACCCAACCCAAAACCTGTACGTTCAGCCCCCAACCCGATCAGAACCTCAACGTAGCATTTATGGTCCAGACACCCCAGATGCGAAAAACAACCTCATGAGGTCTGG GTATAACCCTGGGGGCATGTCATCGGGGGAAGCTCCATTTGGTTTAGATGACCAGGGCTCCCCCCAGGATGATGCTCCTCCCccacgtcctcccctcccccgtcctgaGGATTACTTCCCTCGTCATGCACCTAAGGAAGGCCAAAACTCACCATCCAAGGGCCCCAGCCTCCCGGT ACCAGACCCACGTTTTGTGAGCTTcaagaaggaggggagtgtgggtATACGATTAACAGGCGGCAACGAGGTAGGAATTTTCGTGACGGCAGTGCAGCCCGGATCGCAGGCTCAGCTCCAAGGACTTATACCAGGCGATAAAATACTTAAG GTTAACGACATGGACATGGCAGGCGTAACGAGAGAGGAAGCAGTTCTTTACCTCATGAGTCTTCAGGATCAGATTGACCTCATTGTACAGACACGTAGGCAAGACTATGAACTCATTCTCAACAATCAAAAGGGAGATCTCTTTTACATAAA GACACACTTCCATTATGAACCCAATGGAAAATCTGAACTGAGCTTCCGTTCTGGAGACATCTTTCGCGTTGTAGACACTTTGCACAATGGTGTTGTGGGGGCATGGCAG GTTCATAGAATTGGTAGGAACAACCAAGAGACACAGAAGGGTATAATACCCAACAAAGCACGTGCTGAGGAGTTGGCCACAGCACAGTTCAATGCTGCAAAGAAGGAGCAGACTCAGTCTGAGTCACGTAGCGGATTTTTCAAGAGACGGAGAAATTCTCGCAGATCAAAGTCCCTTGGGAAG GACCACTGGGAAGACGTGGTGTTCGCAGACTCCGTGTCCAAGTTCCCTGCGTATGAGAGGGTGACCCTTCGACATCCGGGCTTCGTGAGGCCAATTGTCCTCTTTGGCCCCCTAGCAGACATTGCACGGGATAAGTTGCTGAAAGAAAATCCAGAGAAATATGCGTCTCCAC GCATATACATGCGGCTCACAATGCCTATTCCGTGTTACGGGGGGTATCCATACCCCTCACTCCGGGGTAAGGAATTAAAAG AACTAGACAGCAGTGGAGAAAAGCCATCTGGCATCATCCGCCTAAGTGCCATCCGTGAGATCATGGACCGAGGCAAACATGCAGTACTGGATATCACTCCCAATGCAGTAGACCGTCTCAATTATGCTCAGTTCTATCCGGTTGTCATCTTCCTAAGAGCTGAGTCTAAGCAGATTGTTAAGGAGCTTCGTAGTGGATATCCAAA ggGAAGGATGAGCAGCAAGAAATTATTCGACCAGAGTGTTAAACTGGAGAAACTGTGGTCACACGTGTTTACAGCCACCATCAGCCTGACTCAACCTGAGGCTTGGTTCCGCAAGATCCGGGAAATCATAGACAAACAACAAAGTGGTCCCCTGTGGATGTCAGAGACTAAG CCGACTGAGGCTCTCTCTGATGACTTCCTCTTCCCTATGACCTCTCGTCTGTCCTATGCCTCCTCCCCGGAGTCGGACCTAGAGACCGGCCCTGAGTCCCGCACCCCATCCAAGtccccccaccgcctccccccctcccaccacccataCTCAGATTCGCGTGAGCCCAGAGGACGCATGGTCAAGAGTTCCTCCGACCCAAGCCTGGCAGCTCCAGAAGAGGCACCTCCCAACCCTTATGGAGGCCCACCACCCTATGTTGCCAGTCCCACTAGACAT CATCCTGGACCCAGTGATGCCTACGATGATCGCAGAAAATCCCACGGCGGTGACAGCAAGTATGGCTTCGCTAGTGGAGGGTACCATGGGTCAGACCCCTATTCATCCCGTCCCCCAGTGAACGCCAACAGcactggtggggggggagggggcataggcTCCATGCCAGGCTCACCTTATTCATCTGTGCCCCCTCCTGGGTACAGTGGTAGACCCCCCCAGCAGAGTTTGCCCCCTCCTACTCATTCCCCCCACCAGCGTCGCTCCCCTAGTGCCCATCCGAGCCGAGGGCCCCCGCAGATGGGGTACTCCCCCTTGGGGCCTGGGGGGCAGATGGCTCCACCACCCCCATACCTCAATGGTCACTCAGGTGAGGGAGGCCCCGAGGTGCCCCCAAAGGTAGACCGAACCAGTAAGCCCGGCAGGGTGAGGTCGGGCCAGGATTTTGGGAGTGGGAAGGATCTGGATTATGATGCCAACTACATGAACACGGGAAGAGGCAACAGTCTAGAGCGACAGCACAAG AGCCCCTACGACATGATGAACCCGTCCTTGCTTCCTAATGCCCATGATGACCTCAAGAGCAAGCTCCAACACCCACGATCCCCACATGAACCGTATAGATACTCCCGTTCCTCCTCACAGCCGCCCACCTACCGCACAGATGACCCTTACAG ATCGTCTGACTACAAGCCACTACCTCCACCAAAGAGCAGTAACTACAAACCTGTTCCTCCACCAAAGCCTAAGAACTACAAACCTCAACCACCTGGGAGTATAGAAGGAGGAATGGGCTCATGGGATATGTATGCTGATGCACGGAAGGCATATGAGAGAGGCGCCTATCACACAACCAGCAATGGAGGACTCAGTGATGATTACAGTGGTCTGGACAGTGGCCAAGGCAGCAGCTTAGATAGGAAGTATGACACGTTTGGAAGATCTTCACATAAG GTGGCATCATCAGGTAGCAGAAGTGGATACTACCTGAACGTGCCCCCACCTCGAGACATGGCCCTTGCTGGGGGTGGACAAGGTGGGGGACCTGGGGGTAGAGACCTGCCCAATCATGATCACAGAGGAAGTGCTTTTGAATTGTACAAGAAGCCTCCTGACCCCAGAGGTCCTGGTGGGCATGCTGGTGTACCTGTGTACTCAGACCCAAGCAACAG CAGGCGGTCGGTAGCAGAGGAAGGCAAACATAAGGTGATAGCCACAGCGCGGGGGGTGTATGATCACAAGGGGGGAACTCTCACCTCTGAGGAAACAGGGGTGTCCATAATCATTCCCCCAGGGGCCATTGCCAAGGGCACCAAACAGGAGATTTACTTCAAGGTGTGCCAGGACAGCTCGCTGGTCCCTCCGCTCGACCAAAACAAAG GTGAGACTCTACTCAGTCCTCTGGTGATGTGCGGCCCTCATGGTCTCCAGTTCAAGCGACCTGTTGAGCTGCGACTCCCTCACGCTGCCTCCGTGTCCCCTAACACCTGGAGTTTCGCTCTTAAGTCTTCTGATACGCCCACCGGCCAGCCAACGCAGTGGACCAACATGTCTCTGGCCGATGCTCCACATTCATCACATGTGGGCGCTAACTGCGTGTCTGTCTTAGTCGATCACTTCTGA